One segment of Chionomys nivalis chromosome 1, mChiNiv1.1, whole genome shotgun sequence DNA contains the following:
- the Itgb1bp1 gene encoding integrin beta-1-binding protein 1 encodes MFRKGKKRHSSSSSQSSEISTKSKSVDSSLGGLSRSSTVASLDTDSTKSSGQSNSLDTCAEFRIKYVGAIEKLDLSQGKSLQGPLDLINYIDVAQQDGKLPFVPLEEEFILGVSKYGIKVSTTDQHGVLHRHALYLIIRMVCYDDGLGAGKSLLALKTTDASNEEYSLWVYQCNSLEQAQAICKVLSTAFDSVLTSDKS; translated from the exons ATGTTTCGCAAAGGCAAGAAGCGGCACAGCAGCAGCAGTTCCCAGAGCAGTGAAATCAGCACGAAGAGCAAG TCTGTGGATTCCAGCCTCGGGGGGCTTTCGAGATCCAGCACTGTCGCCAGCCTTGATACGGACTCCACCAAAAGTTCAG GACAAAGCAACAGTTTAGACACGTGCGCCGAGTTTCGAATAAAGTACGTTGGTGCCATCGAGAAACTGGACCTGTCCCAGGGGAAGAGTCTCCAAGGACCACTAGACCTGATAAATTACATAGATGTTGCCCAG CAAGATGGAAAGTTGCCTTTTGTTCCCCTGGAGGAGGAGTTTATTCTGGGCGTTTCCAAGTATGGCATAAAAGTCTCAACCACGGATCAGCAT GGTGTTCTGCATAGGCATGCCCTGTATTTAATCATCCGGATGGTGTGCTACGATGATGGCCTGGGAGCCGGGAAGAGCTTGCTGGCACTcaagaccacagatgcaagcaatGAAGAATACAGCCTGTGGGTTTACCAGTGTAACAGCCTG GAGCAAGCCCAAGCAATCTGCAAGGTCTTATCCACAGCCTTTGACTCTGTGTTGACATCCGACAAGTCCTGA